A stretch of the Salmo salar chromosome ssa20, Ssal_v3.1, whole genome shotgun sequence genome encodes the following:
- the LOC106579913 gene encoding RIMS-binding protein 2 isoform X2 — MCVASTSATMHMNERCNRKGQGTTVATVFPWTGSGAVPKYKIAFEKRKRQSKRAKETESSRKREECEDLDEAVKKNNQTCQTLENELQDVLQEKKHLSLHLFNNSQNTVQYEQVKSEYAQLKETLGAVTQERDSALREKTQLQGKLENLEQVLKHMREAAERRQQLELEHEQALAVLNAKQQEIDLLQKAQVEAKKEHEGAVHLLENHLDSMQAKVRELEEKCRTQSEQFNLLSKELEKFRLQTGKFDILGSGIDPLTARETPGSPNKSLSQLLNGLAAPTVKGNESPLSRSVISEFIRPLQISGDKPELLSVKPTFLTRSSSQAGSSQRALLTEMDKELSSTTRTKKRFTGKVRLCIARYSYNPCNGPNEHPEAELPLVAGKYLYVYGTMDDDGFYEGELLDGQQGLVPSNFVDFVKDEEMPSAQHRDGAKESGYLSSNHSSLGSTGLGSMCLSSISSLLSDSKLDLETSLERNMERNLGSNLSSTLGSTHCSTLGSHMGSTHGSTLGSHMGSTLGSHMGSTLGSHMGSTLGSHMGSTLGSHMGSTLGNHMGSTLGSSHGSSHGSTGLGSSLSSTLTSLGSSSLGMDFLGSMGSCSNGTGTLDVSIDEIGENIVPYPRRINLIKQLAKSVIVCWDPPVVPPGWGSISGYNVLVDKEVRMSVPFGGRTKSLIEKLNLATNTYRISVQSITEQGPSDELRCTLLVGRDVVVAPYYLRVDNITQTSAELSWQPSNSNYSHTIFLNEAEYDMVKAGAYKYQFFQLKPMTVYKVKAVARTHQMPWQLPLEHRDKREISVEFCTQPAGPPFPPQEVQVQLGQNPGVLQVRWKPPLLTPTGTSNGANVIGYAVCTKGQKIAEVMYPTADYVTVELNRIQCLEAREVIVRTLSAEGESQDSPVATIPYNILGPPHHSPHHHPHPMPQHHPPHTQTHPPYPQTYPLSHPQPQVHPQSQPYTLPHGQPLRHPPPHPHPQHQPYPMSKPKLVSARESETKEHEAGLRPGLPWERSLSPLPPPMCGHTLEPPHFQGRRSPSPQRILPQPQGAPIPNTIAKAMAREAAQRVFAESNRIEKRNIFSERSINSDEEEDGYDSPHTRRRGASVDEFLRGSELGRHVRHHYSHSEDYQTESSRGSDLSDIMEEDEDDLYSEMQLEEGRRRSINSHNTLKKYYRRQDLGEERDCWNLQREVVRQKSLRRKRLHSIPEVAEDEPDGVNGMGHHHQRLRFDDEGRPGTPRMHRRGPRIYQQDPHQHNHLSPSKNHRRLLQRQHSSPRYAYAFEERSLRRLTKSPDSGLDCGSEEEGSLGYRGYPHGSPMRGHIRYIHSEGPVERRALAAGRKKQLTRQCSMDEDYCDSPKTGHLSDLRNREVHYGPTREPGQSPRHGALSEGRLHELDRAYHRDLRASYVNRLNRVSDQPLIIGNSPSHGCSHGDRLDHSGRRPVHGGNPPQRRPMMVPSIDGYGGQGRGRRSPEYYEESEPEDLARIFVALFDYDPLSMSPNPDAADEELPFKEGQIIKVFGDKDTDGFYRAEIRDRPGLIPCNMVSEIQTEDDEMMDQLLKQGFLPLNTPVEKLVNCDRFKDGRSINRRSRKSKRERNRRSGRQHPSSTRRMVALYDYDPRESSPNVDVEAELTFCAGDVITVFGEIDEDGFHYGELNGHKGLVPSNFLEEVPDDVEVFLTDTPCGDSRYPQDAAARIKTKRVPLEKSSPPRRAVYPKVRQHIPGTGPATVGPGSPIRGPRDLSSKKKKGLLSKGKKLLKRLGTVK; from the exons GTGAAGTCAGAGTATGCGCAGCTCAAAGAGACCCTTGGTGCTGTGACTCAGGAGAGAGATTCAGCCCTGCGGGAGAAGACCCAGCTCCAAGGCAAACTGGAGAACCTAGAGCAGGTGCTAAAG CATATGCGCGAGGCTGCAGAGCGGAGGCAGCAGCTAGAGTTGGAGCATGAGCAAGCCTTGGCTGTACTCAATGCAAAGCAGCAGGAAATTGACCTTCTGCAGAAG GCTCAGGTTGAGGCTAAGAAGGAGCATGAGGGTGCCGTCCATCTGTTAGAG AACCACTTGGACAGCATGCAG GCAAAAGTCCGAGAGCTGGAGGAGAAATGTCGGACACAGAGTGAGCAGTTCAACCTCCTGTCCAAAGAGCTGGAGAAGTTCCGGCTACAGACTGGAAAGTTTGATATCCTTGGCAGTGGCATCGATCCCTTAACAGCGCGTGAAACCCCCGGTTCTCCCAACAAATCCCTCTCCCAGCTCCTCAATGGGCTGGCTGCCCCCACAGTGAAAG GCAATGAGAGTCCGCTGAGCAGATCTGTGATCTCTGAGTTCATCCGACCGCTCCAGATCAGTGGGGACAAGCCGGAGCTCCTGTCTGTAAAGCCAACATTCCTCACCCGCAGCAGCAGCCAAGCTGGGAGCTCCCAACGGGCCCTCCTCACCGAG ATGGACAAAGAACTAAGCTCAACGACTAGGACCAAGAAGAGGTTCACAGGCAAGGTCCGTCTGTGCATCGCCCGGTACAG TTATAACCCCTGTAATGGGCCCAATGAGCATCCTGAGGCAGAGCTCCCCCTGGTGGCAGGGAAGTACCTCTATGTGTACGGCACCATGGATGATGACGGCTTCTATGAAG gAGAGCTGCTGGATGGACAGCAGGGCCTCGtcccttccaactttgtggactTTGTTAAGGATGAGGAAATGCCCTCTGCTCAGCACAGGGACGGGGCCAAAGAGTCAGGCTACCTCAGTAGTAACCACAGCAGCCTGGGCTCCACAGGGCTGGGCAGCATGTGCCTGAGCAGCATCAGCAGCCTGCTGTCTGACAGTAAGCTGGACCTGGAGACCAGCCTAGAGAGAAATATGGAGAGAAACCTGGGGAGCAACCTCAGTTCCACTTTGGGTTCTACTCACTGTTCCACTCTTGGCAGCCACATGGGTTCCACTCACGGTTCCACTCTGGGCAGCCACATGGGTTCCACTCTGGGCAGCCACATGGGTTCCACTCTGGGCAGCCACATGGGTTCCACTCTGGGCAGCCACATGGGTTCCACTCTGGGCAGCCACATGGGTTCCACTCTAGGCAACCACATGGGTTCCACTCTGGGTTCCAGTCACGGTTCCAGTCACGGTTCCACTGGCCTGGGTTCCAGTCTGAGCAGCACTCTGACTAGCCTGGGCAGCAGCAGCCTGGGCATGGACTTTCTGGGCTCCATGGGTTCCTGCAGTAACGGGACGGGGACCCTGGATGTCAGCATTGACGAGATTGGTGAAAACATCGTGCCTTACCCTCGCCGCATCAATCTGATCAAACAGCTGGCCAAGAGTGTGATCGTGTGCTGGGACCCACCGGTGGTGCCGCCCGGCTGGGGCTCCATCAGTGGCTACAACGTCCTGGTGGACAAGGAGGTGAGGATGAGCGTGCCTTTTGGAGGCAGGACAAAGTCGCTAATTGAAAAGCTCAACCTGGCCACCAACACCTACCGCATCTCGGTGCAGAGCATCACGGAGCAAGGCCCGTCTGACGAGCTACGCTGCACTCTGCTGGTGGGGAGGGACGTGGTGGTGGCTCCTTACTACCTGAGGGTGGACAACATCACACAGACCTCTGCTGAGCTCTCCTGGCAGCCTAGCAACAGCAACTACAGCCACACCATCTTCCTGAACGAGGCTGAGTATGACATGGTGAAGGCAGGGGCCTACAAGTACCAGTTCTTCCAACTGAAGCCCATGACCGTTTACAAGGTGAAGGCTGTGGCGCGGACACACCAGATGCCTTGGCAGCTGCCCTTGGAGCACAGGGACAAGAGGGAGATCTCTGTGGAGTTCTGCACCCAGCCTGCAG gtcctcccttccctccccaggAGGTGCAGGTCCAGTTGGGCCAGAACCCTGGGGTGCTGCAGGTACGATGGAagccccccctcctcacccccactGGAACCTCCAACGGAGCCAACGTGATTGGCTATGCCGTGTGCACAAAGGGACAAAAG atAGCGGAGGTGATGTACCCTACGGCAGACTATGTGACAGTGGAGCTGAACAGGATCCAGTGTCTGGAGGCCAGGGAGGTCATTGTCAGGACGTTGTCAGCAGAAGGAGAGTCTCAGGACTCCCCCGTGGCCACCATACCGTACAATATCCTGGGGCCTCCCCATCACTCACCCCACCATCACCCCCATCCTATGCCCCAGCACCAcccgccacacacacaaacacacccaccctaCCCCCAGACCTACCCCTTGTCACACCCCCAACCTCAGGTCCACCCTCAATCCCAGCCCTACACCCTGCCCCATGGTCAGCCCCTGCGCCACCCACCCCCTCACCCCCACCCCCAACACCAGCCTTACCCCATGTCTAAGCCCAAACTAGtaagtgccagagagtcagaaaCCAAAGAGCATGAGGCAGGCCTGCGGCCTGGCCTGCCCTGGGAACGCTCCCTCtcgcccctccctcctcccatgtGTGGACACACTCTGGAGCCGCCCCACTTCCAGGGGCGCCGTTCGCCCTCTCCTCAGAGGATCCTGCCCCAGCCTCAGGGAGCCCCCATCCCCAACACCATTGCCAAGGCCATGGCCAGGGAAGCTGCACAGAGAGTGTTCGCTGAGAGTAACCGG ATTGAGAAGAGGAACATCTTCAGTGAGCGGAGCATAAActctgatgaggaggaggatggttATGACTCTCCCCACACCAGGAGGAGAGGGGCTTCAGTGGACGAGTTCCTCAGAGGCTCTGAACTAGGGAGACATGTACGG CACCACTACAGCCACAGTGAAGATTACCAGACAGAGAGCAGCCGCGGCTCAGACCTGTCTGACATCATGGAGGAGGACGAGGACGACCTGTACTCTGAGATGCAGCTGGAGGAGGGCCGTCGACGCAGCATCAACTCTCACAACACTCTCAag AAGTATTACAGGCGTCAGgacctgggagaggagagggactgctgGAACCTACAGAGGGAGGTGGTGAGACAGAAGTCCCTACGTCGTAAACGGCTCCACAGCATCCCTGAGGTGGCTGAGGACGAGCCTGACGGAGTCAATGGGATGGGTCATCATCATCAGCGCCTGCGCTTTGACGACGAAGGCAGGCCTGGTACACCCCGCATGCATCGCAGGGGCCCCCGTATCTACCAGCAGGACCCCCATCAGCACAACCACCTCTCCCCCAGCAAGAACCACCGTCGCCTGCTGCAGCGTCAGCACTCCTCTCCCCGCTATGCCTACGCTTTCGAGGAGCGCAGTCTGCGCCGGCTCACCAAGAGTCCTGACAGTGGCCTGGACTGTGGCAGCGAGGAGGAGGGCTCTTTGGGGTACAGGGGTTACCCCCACGGCAGCCCCATGAGGGGCCATATCCGCTACATCCACAGTGAGGGGCCGGTAGAACGAAGGGCCCTGGCTGCAGGCAGGAAGAAACAGCTGACACGGCAGTGCAGCATGGATGAGGACTACTGTGACAGCCCTAAGACGGGCCACCTGTCTGACCTGAGGAACAGGGAGGTGCACTACGGGCCAACGCGGGAGCCAGGGCAAAGCCCCAGACACGGAGCCCTGAGCGAGGGCAGGCTCCACGAGCTGGACAGGGCCTATCACAGGGACCTTAGGGCCAGCTATGTGAACAGGCTCAACAGGGTCTCGGACCAGCCGCTG aTTATAGGGAACTCCCCCTCCCATGGATGCTCCCATGGTGACCGGCTGGACCATTCAGGGAGGAGGCCGGTCCACGGCGGCAACCCCCCACAGCGACGGCCCATGATGGTTCCTTCCATTG ATGGGTACGGCGGGCAGGGCCGCGGGCGCCGGTCGCCAGAGTACTACGAAGAGTCAGAGCCAGAGGACCTGGCGCGTATATTTGTGGCCCTGTTTGACTACGACCCTCTGTCCATGTCCCCCAACCCTGATGCTGCTGACGAGGAGCTGCCCTTCAAAGAGGGCCAGATCATCAAG GTGTTTGGGGATAAGGACACGGATGGTTTTTACAGGGCAGAGATCCGTGACCGTCCAGGTCTGATCCCCTGTAACATGGTGTCAGAGATCCAGACTGAGGATGATGAGATGATGGACCAGCTACTCAAACAGGGCTTCCTCCCACTCAACACTCCTGTAGAGAAATTAG TGAACTGCGACCGCTTCAAAGATGGCCGCTCAATAAACCGCAGGTCCCGAAAATCCAAGCGAG AGAGGAACAGGCGGAGTGGGCGTCAGCACCCCTCGTCCACACGTAGAATGGTGGCCCTGTATGACTACGACCCCAGGGAGAGCTCCCCCAACGTGGATGTGGAG GCTGAACTGACATTCTGCGCTGGTGACGTCATAACAGTTTTTGGTGAAATTGATGAAGATGGGTTTCATTAT GGCGAGCTCAATGGACACAAAGGTCTTGTTCCCTCCAACTTTCTAGAAGAAGTGCCTGATGATGTTGAGGTTTTTCTCACTGACACTCCATGTGGAGATTCTCGATACCCCCAGGACGCTGCAGCGCGGATAAAGACCAAAAGG GTTCCGTTGGAAAAATCGAGTCCGCCCAGAAGAGCTGTCTACCCCAAAGTGCGCCAACACATCCCCGGCACTGGCCCTGCTACCGTGGGGCCTGGCAGTCCCATCAGGGGCCCCCGCGACTTGTCCTCCAAAAAGAAAAAGGGACTACTCTCCAAAGGGAAGAAACTATTGAAAAGACTTGGCACTGTAAAATAA
- the LOC106579913 gene encoding RIMS-binding protein 2 isoform X3 — protein sequence MCVASTSATMHMNERCNRKGQGTTVATVFPWTGSGAVPKYKIAFEKRKRQSKRAKETESSRKREECEDLDEAVKKNNQTCQTLENELQDVLQEKKHLSLHLFNNSQNTVQYEQVKSEYAQLKETLGAVTQERDSALREKTQLQGKLENLEQVLKHMREAAERRQQLELEHEQALAVLNAKQQEIDLLQKAQVEAKKEHEGAVHLLENHLDSMQAKVRELEEKCRTQSEQFNLLSKELEKFRLQTGKFDILGSGIDPLTARETPGSPNKSLSQLLNGLAAPTVKGNESPLSRSVISEFIRPLQISGDKPELLSVKPTFLTRSSSQAGSSQRALLTEMDKELSSTTRTKKRFTGKVRLCIARYSYNPCNGPNEHPEAELPLVAGKYLYVYGTMDDDGFYEGELLDGQQGLVPSNFVDFVKDEEMPSAQHRDGAKESGYLSSNHSSLGSTGLGSMCLSSISSLLSDSKLDLETSLERNMERNLGSNLSSTLGSTHCSTLGSHMGSTHGSTLGSHMGSTLGSHMGSTLGSHMGSTLGSHMGSTLGSHMGSTLGNHMGSTLGSSHGSSHGSTGLGSSLSSTLTSLGSSSLGMDFLGSMGSCSNGTGTLDVSIDEIGENIVPYPRRINLIKQLAKSVIVCWDPPVVPPGWGSISGYNVLVDKEVRMSVPFGGRTKSLIEKLNLATNTYRISVQSITEQGPSDELRCTLLVGRDVVVAPYYLRVDNITQTSAELSWQPSNSNYSHTIFLNEAEYDMVKAGAYKYQFFQLKPMTVYKVKAVARTHQMPWQLPLEHRDKREISVEFCTQPAGPPFPPQEVQVQLGQNPGVLQVRWKPPLLTPTGTSNGANVIGYAVCTKGQKIAEVMYPTADYVTVELNRIQCLEAREVIVRTLSAEGESQDSPVATIPYNILGPPHHSPHHHPHPMPQHHPPHTQTHPPYPQTYPLSHPQPQVHPQSQPYTLPHGQPLRHPPPHPHPQHQPYPMSKPKLVSARESETKEHEAGLRPGLPWERSLSPLPPPMCGHTLEPPHFQGRRSPSPQRILPQPQGAPIPNTIAKAMAREAAQRVFAESNRIEKRNIFSERSINSDEEEDGYDSPHTRRRGASVDEFLRGSELGRHVRHHYSHSEDYQTESSRGSDLSDIMEEDEDDLYSEMQLEEGRRRSINSHNTLKKYYRRQDLGEERDCWNLQREVVRQKSLRRKRLHSIPEVAEDEPDGVNGMGHHHQRLRFDDEGRPGTPRMHRRGPRIYQQDPHQHNHLSPSKNHRRLLQRQHSSPRYAYAFEERSLRRLTKSPDSGLDCGSEEEGSLGYRGYPHGSPMRGHIRYIHSEGPVERRALAAGRKKQLTRQCSMDEDYCDSPKTGHLSDLRNREVHYGPTREPGQSPRHGALSEGRLHELDRAYHRDLRASYVNRLNRVSDQPLIIGNSPSHGCSHGDRLDHSGRRPVHGGNPPQRRPMMVPSIDGYGGQGRGRRSPEYYEESEPEDLARIFVALFDYDPLSMSPNPDAADEELPFKEGQIIKVFGDKDTDGFYRAEIRDRPGLIPCNMVSEIQTEDDEMMDQLLKQGFLPLNTPVEKLERNRRSGRQHPSSTRRMVALYDYDPRESSPNVDVEYGRDRLNEQAELTFCAGDVITVFGEIDEDGFHYGELNGHKGLVPSNFLEEVPDDVEVFLTDTPCGDSRYPQDAAARIKTKRVPLEKSSPPRRAVYPKVRQHIPGTGPATVGPGSPIRGPRDLSSKKKKGLLSKGKKLLKRLGTVK from the exons GTGAAGTCAGAGTATGCGCAGCTCAAAGAGACCCTTGGTGCTGTGACTCAGGAGAGAGATTCAGCCCTGCGGGAGAAGACCCAGCTCCAAGGCAAACTGGAGAACCTAGAGCAGGTGCTAAAG CATATGCGCGAGGCTGCAGAGCGGAGGCAGCAGCTAGAGTTGGAGCATGAGCAAGCCTTGGCTGTACTCAATGCAAAGCAGCAGGAAATTGACCTTCTGCAGAAG GCTCAGGTTGAGGCTAAGAAGGAGCATGAGGGTGCCGTCCATCTGTTAGAG AACCACTTGGACAGCATGCAG GCAAAAGTCCGAGAGCTGGAGGAGAAATGTCGGACACAGAGTGAGCAGTTCAACCTCCTGTCCAAAGAGCTGGAGAAGTTCCGGCTACAGACTGGAAAGTTTGATATCCTTGGCAGTGGCATCGATCCCTTAACAGCGCGTGAAACCCCCGGTTCTCCCAACAAATCCCTCTCCCAGCTCCTCAATGGGCTGGCTGCCCCCACAGTGAAAG GCAATGAGAGTCCGCTGAGCAGATCTGTGATCTCTGAGTTCATCCGACCGCTCCAGATCAGTGGGGACAAGCCGGAGCTCCTGTCTGTAAAGCCAACATTCCTCACCCGCAGCAGCAGCCAAGCTGGGAGCTCCCAACGGGCCCTCCTCACCGAG ATGGACAAAGAACTAAGCTCAACGACTAGGACCAAGAAGAGGTTCACAGGCAAGGTCCGTCTGTGCATCGCCCGGTACAG TTATAACCCCTGTAATGGGCCCAATGAGCATCCTGAGGCAGAGCTCCCCCTGGTGGCAGGGAAGTACCTCTATGTGTACGGCACCATGGATGATGACGGCTTCTATGAAG gAGAGCTGCTGGATGGACAGCAGGGCCTCGtcccttccaactttgtggactTTGTTAAGGATGAGGAAATGCCCTCTGCTCAGCACAGGGACGGGGCCAAAGAGTCAGGCTACCTCAGTAGTAACCACAGCAGCCTGGGCTCCACAGGGCTGGGCAGCATGTGCCTGAGCAGCATCAGCAGCCTGCTGTCTGACAGTAAGCTGGACCTGGAGACCAGCCTAGAGAGAAATATGGAGAGAAACCTGGGGAGCAACCTCAGTTCCACTTTGGGTTCTACTCACTGTTCCACTCTTGGCAGCCACATGGGTTCCACTCACGGTTCCACTCTGGGCAGCCACATGGGTTCCACTCTGGGCAGCCACATGGGTTCCACTCTGGGCAGCCACATGGGTTCCACTCTGGGCAGCCACATGGGTTCCACTCTGGGCAGCCACATGGGTTCCACTCTAGGCAACCACATGGGTTCCACTCTGGGTTCCAGTCACGGTTCCAGTCACGGTTCCACTGGCCTGGGTTCCAGTCTGAGCAGCACTCTGACTAGCCTGGGCAGCAGCAGCCTGGGCATGGACTTTCTGGGCTCCATGGGTTCCTGCAGTAACGGGACGGGGACCCTGGATGTCAGCATTGACGAGATTGGTGAAAACATCGTGCCTTACCCTCGCCGCATCAATCTGATCAAACAGCTGGCCAAGAGTGTGATCGTGTGCTGGGACCCACCGGTGGTGCCGCCCGGCTGGGGCTCCATCAGTGGCTACAACGTCCTGGTGGACAAGGAGGTGAGGATGAGCGTGCCTTTTGGAGGCAGGACAAAGTCGCTAATTGAAAAGCTCAACCTGGCCACCAACACCTACCGCATCTCGGTGCAGAGCATCACGGAGCAAGGCCCGTCTGACGAGCTACGCTGCACTCTGCTGGTGGGGAGGGACGTGGTGGTGGCTCCTTACTACCTGAGGGTGGACAACATCACACAGACCTCTGCTGAGCTCTCCTGGCAGCCTAGCAACAGCAACTACAGCCACACCATCTTCCTGAACGAGGCTGAGTATGACATGGTGAAGGCAGGGGCCTACAAGTACCAGTTCTTCCAACTGAAGCCCATGACCGTTTACAAGGTGAAGGCTGTGGCGCGGACACACCAGATGCCTTGGCAGCTGCCCTTGGAGCACAGGGACAAGAGGGAGATCTCTGTGGAGTTCTGCACCCAGCCTGCAG gtcctcccttccctccccaggAGGTGCAGGTCCAGTTGGGCCAGAACCCTGGGGTGCTGCAGGTACGATGGAagccccccctcctcacccccactGGAACCTCCAACGGAGCCAACGTGATTGGCTATGCCGTGTGCACAAAGGGACAAAAG atAGCGGAGGTGATGTACCCTACGGCAGACTATGTGACAGTGGAGCTGAACAGGATCCAGTGTCTGGAGGCCAGGGAGGTCATTGTCAGGACGTTGTCAGCAGAAGGAGAGTCTCAGGACTCCCCCGTGGCCACCATACCGTACAATATCCTGGGGCCTCCCCATCACTCACCCCACCATCACCCCCATCCTATGCCCCAGCACCAcccgccacacacacaaacacacccaccctaCCCCCAGACCTACCCCTTGTCACACCCCCAACCTCAGGTCCACCCTCAATCCCAGCCCTACACCCTGCCCCATGGTCAGCCCCTGCGCCACCCACCCCCTCACCCCCACCCCCAACACCAGCCTTACCCCATGTCTAAGCCCAAACTAGtaagtgccagagagtcagaaaCCAAAGAGCATGAGGCAGGCCTGCGGCCTGGCCTGCCCTGGGAACGCTCCCTCtcgcccctccctcctcccatgtGTGGACACACTCTGGAGCCGCCCCACTTCCAGGGGCGCCGTTCGCCCTCTCCTCAGAGGATCCTGCCCCAGCCTCAGGGAGCCCCCATCCCCAACACCATTGCCAAGGCCATGGCCAGGGAAGCTGCACAGAGAGTGTTCGCTGAGAGTAACCGG ATTGAGAAGAGGAACATCTTCAGTGAGCGGAGCATAAActctgatgaggaggaggatggttATGACTCTCCCCACACCAGGAGGAGAGGGGCTTCAGTGGACGAGTTCCTCAGAGGCTCTGAACTAGGGAGACATGTACGG CACCACTACAGCCACAGTGAAGATTACCAGACAGAGAGCAGCCGCGGCTCAGACCTGTCTGACATCATGGAGGAGGACGAGGACGACCTGTACTCTGAGATGCAGCTGGAGGAGGGCCGTCGACGCAGCATCAACTCTCACAACACTCTCAag AAGTATTACAGGCGTCAGgacctgggagaggagagggactgctgGAACCTACAGAGGGAGGTGGTGAGACAGAAGTCCCTACGTCGTAAACGGCTCCACAGCATCCCTGAGGTGGCTGAGGACGAGCCTGACGGAGTCAATGGGATGGGTCATCATCATCAGCGCCTGCGCTTTGACGACGAAGGCAGGCCTGGTACACCCCGCATGCATCGCAGGGGCCCCCGTATCTACCAGCAGGACCCCCATCAGCACAACCACCTCTCCCCCAGCAAGAACCACCGTCGCCTGCTGCAGCGTCAGCACTCCTCTCCCCGCTATGCCTACGCTTTCGAGGAGCGCAGTCTGCGCCGGCTCACCAAGAGTCCTGACAGTGGCCTGGACTGTGGCAGCGAGGAGGAGGGCTCTTTGGGGTACAGGGGTTACCCCCACGGCAGCCCCATGAGGGGCCATATCCGCTACATCCACAGTGAGGGGCCGGTAGAACGAAGGGCCCTGGCTGCAGGCAGGAAGAAACAGCTGACACGGCAGTGCAGCATGGATGAGGACTACTGTGACAGCCCTAAGACGGGCCACCTGTCTGACCTGAGGAACAGGGAGGTGCACTACGGGCCAACGCGGGAGCCAGGGCAAAGCCCCAGACACGGAGCCCTGAGCGAGGGCAGGCTCCACGAGCTGGACAGGGCCTATCACAGGGACCTTAGGGCCAGCTATGTGAACAGGCTCAACAGGGTCTCGGACCAGCCGCTG aTTATAGGGAACTCCCCCTCCCATGGATGCTCCCATGGTGACCGGCTGGACCATTCAGGGAGGAGGCCGGTCCACGGCGGCAACCCCCCACAGCGACGGCCCATGATGGTTCCTTCCATTG ATGGGTACGGCGGGCAGGGCCGCGGGCGCCGGTCGCCAGAGTACTACGAAGAGTCAGAGCCAGAGGACCTGGCGCGTATATTTGTGGCCCTGTTTGACTACGACCCTCTGTCCATGTCCCCCAACCCTGATGCTGCTGACGAGGAGCTGCCCTTCAAAGAGGGCCAGATCATCAAG GTGTTTGGGGATAAGGACACGGATGGTTTTTACAGGGCAGAGATCCGTGACCGTCCAGGTCTGATCCCCTGTAACATGGTGTCAGAGATCCAGACTGAGGATGATGAGATGATGGACCAGCTACTCAAACAGGGCTTCCTCCCACTCAACACTCCTGTAGAGAAATTAG AGAGGAACAGGCGGAGTGGGCGTCAGCACCCCTCGTCCACACGTAGAATGGTGGCCCTGTATGACTACGACCCCAGGGAGAGCTCCCCCAACGTGGATGTGGAG TATGGGAGAGACAGGCTGAATGAGCAG GCTGAACTGACATTCTGCGCTGGTGACGTCATAACAGTTTTTGGTGAAATTGATGAAGATGGGTTTCATTAT GGCGAGCTCAATGGACACAAAGGTCTTGTTCCCTCCAACTTTCTAGAAGAAGTGCCTGATGATGTTGAGGTTTTTCTCACTGACACTCCATGTGGAGATTCTCGATACCCCCAGGACGCTGCAGCGCGGATAAAGACCAAAAGG GTTCCGTTGGAAAAATCGAGTCCGCCCAGAAGAGCTGTCTACCCCAAAGTGCGCCAACACATCCCCGGCACTGGCCCTGCTACCGTGGGGCCTGGCAGTCCCATCAGGGGCCCCCGCGACTTGTCCTCCAAAAAGAAAAAGGGACTACTCTCCAAAGGGAAGAAACTATTGAAAAGACTTGGCACTGTAAAATAA